ATCAAACATCACCTGTCGTAAACAGACAGCCTATTACACATTGGGAAAAACCACCCGTAAATCAGTGGCAAAATGTTACTTTCAAGGGATATCACCGGAAGGATGGTAGTGTAGGTACAGCCAATTATTGGCTGGTGTTTCCTTTGGTATTTTGTGAAAATAAAAATATTGAAGTCATTAAGGAAGCTATCAATGATGCACTTGGATATAATCAATATAATAAATACAAGGAATTTGCCAAAAAACATCTGCAGCAGATGTTAAACCATGAAAAAAGTGTTGATGGCGTACATACAGAGGTAATTATTAATACCCGTCCATTCGAGAATGTTGATGGCGTAAAATTTATCACTCACCAAATGGGTTGTGGATGTACTCGGCAGGATGCACAAGCCTTATGCGGTCTTTTGGCAGGTTATCTTACTAATCCGAATGTAGCAGGTGCCACTGTCTTGAGCTTGGGATGCCAGAATGCACAGTTCGAAATACTCAGAAATGAAATCTTGGCCAGAGATACTCAATTTGACAAGCCATTATTCTATTTTGATCAGCAAACTTTAGGTACTGAAGATGTTTTGATAGAAGAAGCTATAAAAGCAACACTTGAAGGCATGGCTTTGGCCAATAAAGAAGAACGTAAAGAAGCTCCCTTAAGTAAATTGGTCATTGGGCTTGAATGTGGAGGATCAGATGGGTTTTCTGGTATCTCTGCCAACCCAACAGTGGGTTATGTATCCGATATGGTAGTTGCGTTAGGAGGAACTGCCGTACTTGCGGAATTTCCGGAATTATGTGGTGTGGAGCAGGAACTTTGCAACAGATGTGTTTCGGACCAATTGGCTGATACATTTTTAGACTTAATGCAAAAATATGAAAAGGCAGCAATCGATGTCGGATCAGGGTTTGACATGAATCCTTCACCCGGCAATATCAAAGATGGACTGATCACAGACGCCATGAAGTCAGCTGGCGCAGCCAAAAAAGGTGGAATATCTCCTGTTACTGACGTCTTGGATTATCCTCAAAAAGTAAGAAAACATGGCTTAAACCTACTCAATACACCAGGTAACGATGTGGAATCAACGACAGCCTTGGCTGGCAGTGGTTGTAATATCATTTTATTTACCACCGGACTGGGTACTCCTACTGGCAATCCTGTAGTTCCCGTGATCAAGATATCCAGCAATACAGCCCTGTCCGCCAGGATGTCTGATATAATCGATTTTAATGCGGGTACTGTGATTGAAGGAAAAAATACCATTGGCGAAGCAGCAAACCAGCTCCTGGATTATATTGTAAAAGTGGCAAGTGGAGAAGTGCTGTCAAAAGCAACAATTAACCAACAAAATGATTTTATTCCTTGGAAACGAGGGGTATCTCTTTAGTTTTGTAAAAAAATATCTGAATTATGTACGCTATAACAAACAGTAAAACCTTTCTTGACGAAAACTTCCTGCTTCACAGTGACACCGCAGCCCGTCTTTACCATGATTTTGCTAAAGAAATGCCGATCATAGATTATCACAACCACCTTCCGCCCGATCAGATTGCCACAAATCACCGGTTTGATAATATCACACAGGTTTGGTTATATGGCGATCATTATAAATGGAGGGCAATGAGAACTATGGGAGTAGATGAGTCGTACATTACAGGCGTAAAATCAGACAAAGAAAAGTTTTTAAAATGGGCTGAAGTTGTACCATTCACGCTTAGAAATCCTCTGTATCATTGGACACATCTGGAGTTGCAGAGATATTTTGATGTGCATGAAATATTAAACAATAATACTGCTGAAAATATATACAATAATGCATCGGAAATTCTAAAGCATCCATCCCACCATGTGCAGGGACTGCTTGAACAGATGCATGTCAAAGTAGTCTGTACTACTGATGACCCAACTGACAATTTGAGCTATCATATCGCTTTTGCTGCTGCTGAACATCCTTCTTTAAAGATGTTTCCTTCCTTCAGGCCTGATAAATTTATACACATAGAGCAAAGTACGTTTATACCGTTTATAGAAAAGCTTTCAGATGTAACTACTTCATCAATTGGAACCTTTGATGACCTTGTTAATAAACTTAAATATAGGGCACAGTTTTTTGCAGAATTGGGATGCAAGGCATCTGATCATGGCCTGGAGTACATTTCAGATACGCCAGGTACAAGGGAAGAAATTGAAAAGATATTCAAAAAGCGTATCAACCATCAGCCATTAAGCAATACAGAAATTGAACAATATAAATCAGCTATGTTGTATGAGTTGAGCCTGATATATCATGAGTTGGGTTGGGCGCAGCAGTATCATCTTGGCGCGTTGAGAAATAACAACTCCAGAGCATTAAACGCCCTGGGTCCGGATACTGGATGGGACTCTATAGGTGATTGGTCACAAGCAAAAAATTTATCTTCTTTCCTCAACAGACTAAATGAAACCAATCAATTGGCTAAGACCATTATTTATAATCTCAATCCCGCTGATAACGAAGTAATGGCTACGATGATCGGCAACTTCAATGATGGCTCCTTAAAGGGTAAAATCCAGTTTGGTTCCGGTTGGTGGTTTCTTGATCAGAAAGACGGAATGGAAAAACAAATCAATGCGTTGTCCAATATGGGCTTACTGAGCTGTTTTATAGGGATGCTTACAGATTCCAGAAGTTTTCTGTCATTCCCCCGGCATGAATATTTCAGACGTATTTTGTGCAATATTTTTGGCAGTGAAATCGAAAAAGGCGAGTTGCCAAATGATATAGAATGGACCGGCAAAATCATACAGGATATTTGTTATAACAATGCAAAAGAGTTTTTGAACATATAAAAAAAGACATTTAAAGAACTTTTTAAAATCTAAAACTATAAATGCAAACATTAGATTTATTTTCCCTTAAAGGCAAAACAGCACTTGTCACAGGATGCAACAAAGGTATCGGACAAGCCATGGCGATCGCATTGGCAGAAGCTGGTGCTGACATTATCGGGGTATCTGCAACACTCGCATCATCAGGTAGCGAGATAGAAAAAGAAGTGGAAAGTCTTGGAAGAAAATTTAAGGCATATCAGGCTGATTTTTCAGACAGGGACAGTATTTACACTTTTCTTTCGCTTTTATTCAGCGAAAATCCTGAGATAGATATATTGGTCAATAATGCAGGTACTATCCTGCGGGCACCTGCCGCAGATCACCCTGATGAATATTGGGACAAGGTACTTAGTATTAATTTGGATGCTCAGTTCATTATAGCAAGAGAAGTTGGCAAAAGAATGATTGTAAAAGGAGGTGGAAAGATAATATTTACGTGCTCATTATTAACTTTTCAGGGAGGAATTACCGTGCCGGGATACGCAGCAAGTAAAGGTGCGATCGGAAGCCTTGTGAAATCATTAGCCAATGAATGGGCATCCAAAGGGATTAATGTAAATGGAATTGCTCCGGGTTATATAGCTACTGATAACACAGACGCTCTAAGGAAAGACCCTGAGAGAAGCCAGTCCATACTTTCGAGGATACCAGCCGGACTATGGGGCCAAACTGAAGATTTTAAAGGTGCTGTTGTTTTTCTGGCATCTGATGCATCTTCATATGTACATGGCACCATACTTACAGTTGATGGCGGATGGATGGGGCGATAAAACGCTTTAATGGTCTGATAATTTTTGTAAATTTTGCAAAATTTTATTAAAAAGTGAATAAATAAATAATATGAAAATCAGATTTCAAAATAGCCCAAAGGAAACCAAACATATGGTTACTGAGGAACTTAAAGAAAATTTTTTAGTCCAAGATTTAATGTTGCCTGGTAAAATAGATCTTACTTATACACATTATGACAGGATGATCATTGGTGGGGCAGTACCTCAAAATACATCTGTCTCTCTTCCATACGAAGAAGAGCTCAAATCCGGTTATTTTTTGGAAAGAAGAGAAATGGGCATCATTAATGTGGGCGGTAATGGATCAGTAGTTGCAGATGGAATTGTTTATAATCTCTCAAAACTGGAGTGTTTATACCTCGGCAGAGGGACAAAAGAAGTAAGTTTTGCAAGTGATGCCACTGACAATCCGGCAATTTTTTACCTTCTGTCAGCGCCAGCACATCAATCATATCCAAATCGTAAAATGACCAAAGCCGAAGCATCACCAGTAAATATGGGTGACATCCTCACTTCCAATAAAAGGACAATTTATAAATATATCCACAACGATGGTATTCAAAGTTGCCAATTGGTCATGGGTCTGACGGTATTGGAAGAGGGTAATGTTTGGAATTCAGTACCACCGCATACTCATACGAGAAGAATGGAAGCCTATTTCTATTTTGACCTTGCAGAAGGACACAGAGTGATGCATTTTATGGGCGAACCACAGGAAACAAGGCATATAGTCATGGCAAATAATGAAGCGGTCATTTCTGCACCATGGAGTATGCATTTCGGTGTAGGTACATCCAACTATGGTTTTATCTGGGGTATGGCTGGTGAAAATAAAGAATTTACAGATATGGATCAGAAACCTTTGGCTTCATTGATGTAAACAAGCTTAAAAAACAATAATTTCTTTTTAAAAATAAACTCAAAGATAACATTATGTCAAAAAAAGTAGTAACCCTTGGAGAAATCATGCTGAGACTTTCCACACCTGATTTCAAAAGATTTGTACAGGCAGATACCTTTGATATTACCTATGGTGGTGGTGAAGCCAATGTATCAGCAGCCTTGTGTAATTATGGACTTAACGGCACATTTGTAACAAAAGTTCCCAATAATCCAATAGGTCAGTCAGCCATCAACCACCTGAGAAGATATGGCGTAGATACACAATACATAGCGAGAGGCGGAGAAAGATTGGGTATATATTTCCTTGAGACAGGAGCATCTATGAGGGCTTCACAGGTTGTATATGACAGAGCGGGTGCATCTATAGCAGATGTGGATGCTTCAGAATTTGACTTTGACAAAATATTTGACGGTGCAGTATGGTTTCATACCACTGGAATCACACCGGCGTTGAGCGACAAGGCTGCTGCATTGACAGAAGCCGCACTCAAAGCTGCAAAAGCTAAAGGTATCACCACAAGTATTGACTTGAATTACCGTAAGAAACTATGGTCAAAAGAAAAAGCGCGCGAAGTGATGACCAGACTTTGTCAGTATGTAGATGTATGTATAGGCAATGAAGAAGATGCAGATACCACGCTGGGATTTAAAGCTGCACATACTGATGTCACCAAAGGAGAACTCAACCTTGACGGATTTAAAGATGTCTTTCACCAGATGAAAGAAAAATTTGGCTTCAAATTTATTGCTTCATCGCTACGGGAGAGTTACAGTGCAAGTGATAATGGTTGGAGTGCTTTAGTGTACGACGGTAATGAATTTTATCATTCCAAAGAGTATAAAGTAAGAATTGTGGACCGTGTAGGAAGCGGAGACTCCTTTGCAAGCGGACTCATCTATGGATTGGTGACGGGTATGCCTATGCCTGATGCCGCAGAGTTTGGAGTAGCAGCAAGCGCATTAAAACATACCATACCTGGAGATCTGAACCATGCCACGTTGGGCGAAGTCAAAGACCTGATGAAAGGAGATGGCAGTGGAAGAGTTCAAAGATAAAAATGTATTACAATGATAATAGATACTATAGGCAATGCTTCAAAATATGAAGGTGTACATCCACTTTTTAACGAAGCTTTTAATTATATTCGCACCACTGATTTCAATGAAATGCCGGATGGTAAGTTTGAAATTGCAGACGGATTAATAGGAATACTTAGTAAAGCTCCTGGTAAGATAAAAGAAGCCAGCTTGTCAAAGTTTGAATGTCATGACAAAAATATAGATATTCAATTGTGCATCAAAGGGCAGGAGACCTTTGGCTGGAAACCAAGATCAACCTGTAAGCTCAGGAACGGAGAGTATAACGAAGAGAAAGATGTGCAGTTTTTTGCGGATAGCCCTGACATGTTTTTTGAATTAAGTGACGATCAATTTGTCATCTTTTTTCCGGAAGATGTACATGCGCCTATGATAGGAAATGGAGACATCAAAAAATTGGTCATTAAAGTCAGAATCTAAGAAATCCAATAAACTTTAATATTTATGAACAATACAGAAAAAATTACCAAAGCGATTATAGATCAGGGCATGTTACCACTGTATTTTAATGCCGATGAGACAGTAAGTATAGAAATACTCAGATCATTGTACGAAGGAGGAGTAAGAGTGCTTGAATACACCAATAGAGGAGAAGCCGCCAAGGCAAATTTTAAAAAAATGGTGGAAGTGCGCAATGGTGAATTACCTGGTATGTTGCTGGGAGTTGGTACCATAAAAAACCTCAGGACAGCAAAGGACTATCTGGAAATAGGAGCCGACTTCCTGGTGAGTCCCGGTTATGTTCCGAAAGTAGCAAAGTATGCTGTAAAAAATGATATATTTTATGCACCCGGCTGCATGACTCCGACAGAGATTATAGCAGCTGAAAATGTAGGAATCCGATTCATAAAATTATTTCCTGGCAACATGCTTGGACCTGAATTCCTGAGTTCGATAAAGGATATTTTCCCTGGTTTGTATTTTATGCCTACGGGAGGTGTGGATACCACTCTAGAAAATATCAGCGGATGGTTTAAAGCCGGAGTTTGTGCGGTTGGGATGGGTAGCAAGCTCATCAGTAAAAAATTGATGGAAGATCGTAATTATATGACCATCCAAAGTGAAACAAAAAAAGTCCTCGAATTAATTCAATCAATTAAAAAATAATTAAAAATGTTAAAAACAATAGGTAAATATCGCTGGACAATATGTTCACTACTATTTTTTGCCACCACCATCAACTATCTGGACAGACAGGTACTTTCCCTATTGAAACCAACGCTGGAAGCAGAGTTTGGGTGGACCAATAGTCAGTATGCAGATATTGCATCTGCTTTTCAGTTTACCTATGCTATTGCCATGCTATTTGCAGGCAGAATCATCGATAAATTAGGAACAAAAAAAGGATTTATCTGGGCTATTGTACTATGGTCATTAGGTGCTATGATACACGCCTGGGCAGTCCCGATTGGTGACGGACTGCTCAAGGTATTAGGTTGGGTAGGCATCATCAGCGTACCTGCATCCGTACTTGGTTTTATGTTTTCAAGGATGGCATTGGCAGTGGGTGAAGCGGGCAATTTTCCGGGAGCAATCAAAGCTACTGCAGAGTATTTTCCAAAAAAAGAAAGATCATTTGCCACAGGAATTTTCAACTCCGGAGCCAATGTAGGGGCTATATTAGCGCCACTTTCTGTTCCCTGGATAGAGA
The sequence above is drawn from the Saprospiraceae bacterium genome and encodes:
- a CDS encoding altronate dehydratase, which gives rise to MNLTEYIKIHHNDNVAVALQNLKAGTQISFGEITFILPEDIQAKHKFTLHSISKGQTLIMYGIVVGTAKMDLMQGAAVKVQNVEHQTSPVVNRQPITHWEKPPVNQWQNVTFKGYHRKDGSVGTANYWLVFPLVFCENKNIEVIKEAINDALGYNQYNKYKEFAKKHLQQMLNHEKSVDGVHTEVIINTRPFENVDGVKFITHQMGCGCTRQDAQALCGLLAGYLTNPNVAGATVLSLGCQNAQFEILRNEILARDTQFDKPLFYFDQQTLGTEDVLIEEAIKATLEGMALANKEERKEAPLSKLVIGLECGGSDGFSGISANPTVGYVSDMVVALGGTAVLAEFPELCGVEQELCNRCVSDQLADTFLDLMQKYEKAAIDVGSGFDMNPSPGNIKDGLITDAMKSAGAAKKGGISPVTDVLDYPQKVRKHGLNLLNTPGNDVESTTALAGSGCNIILFTTGLGTPTGNPVVPVIKISSNTALSARMSDIIDFNAGTVIEGKNTIGEAANQLLDYIVKVASGEVLSKATINQQNDFIPWKRGVSL
- the uxaC gene encoding glucuronate isomerase produces the protein MYAITNSKTFLDENFLLHSDTAARLYHDFAKEMPIIDYHNHLPPDQIATNHRFDNITQVWLYGDHYKWRAMRTMGVDESYITGVKSDKEKFLKWAEVVPFTLRNPLYHWTHLELQRYFDVHEILNNNTAENIYNNASEILKHPSHHVQGLLEQMHVKVVCTTDDPTDNLSYHIAFAAAEHPSLKMFPSFRPDKFIHIEQSTFIPFIEKLSDVTTSSIGTFDDLVNKLKYRAQFFAELGCKASDHGLEYISDTPGTREEIEKIFKKRINHQPLSNTEIEQYKSAMLYELSLIYHELGWAQQYHLGALRNNNSRALNALGPDTGWDSIGDWSQAKNLSSFLNRLNETNQLAKTIIYNLNPADNEVMATMIGNFNDGSLKGKIQFGSGWWFLDQKDGMEKQINALSNMGLLSCFIGMLTDSRSFLSFPRHEYFRRILCNIFGSEIEKGELPNDIEWTGKIIQDICYNNAKEFLNI
- a CDS encoding SDR family oxidoreductase — its product is MQTLDLFSLKGKTALVTGCNKGIGQAMAIALAEAGADIIGVSATLASSGSEIEKEVESLGRKFKAYQADFSDRDSIYTFLSLLFSENPEIDILVNNAGTILRAPAADHPDEYWDKVLSINLDAQFIIAREVGKRMIVKGGGKIIFTCSLLTFQGGITVPGYAASKGAIGSLVKSLANEWASKGINVNGIAPGYIATDNTDALRKDPERSQSILSRIPAGLWGQTEDFKGAVVFLASDASSYVHGTILTVDGGWMGR
- the kduI gene encoding 5-dehydro-4-deoxy-D-glucuronate isomerase, which codes for MKIRFQNSPKETKHMVTEELKENFLVQDLMLPGKIDLTYTHYDRMIIGGAVPQNTSVSLPYEEELKSGYFLERREMGIINVGGNGSVVADGIVYNLSKLECLYLGRGTKEVSFASDATDNPAIFYLLSAPAHQSYPNRKMTKAEASPVNMGDILTSNKRTIYKYIHNDGIQSCQLVMGLTVLEEGNVWNSVPPHTHTRRMEAYFYFDLAEGHRVMHFMGEPQETRHIVMANNEAVISAPWSMHFGVGTSNYGFIWGMAGENKEFTDMDQKPLASLM
- a CDS encoding sugar kinase, which produces MSKKVVTLGEIMLRLSTPDFKRFVQADTFDITYGGGEANVSAALCNYGLNGTFVTKVPNNPIGQSAINHLRRYGVDTQYIARGGERLGIYFLETGASMRASQVVYDRAGASIADVDASEFDFDKIFDGAVWFHTTGITPALSDKAAALTEAALKAAKAKGITTSIDLNYRKKLWSKEKAREVMTRLCQYVDVCIGNEEDADTTLGFKAAHTDVTKGELNLDGFKDVFHQMKEKFGFKFIASSLRESYSASDNGWSALVYDGNEFYHSKEYKVRIVDRVGSGDSFASGLIYGLVTGMPMPDAAEFGVAASALKHTIPGDLNHATLGEVKDLMKGDGSGRVQR
- a CDS encoding YhcH/YjgK/YiaL family protein, encoding MIIDTIGNASKYEGVHPLFNEAFNYIRTTDFNEMPDGKFEIADGLIGILSKAPGKIKEASLSKFECHDKNIDIQLCIKGQETFGWKPRSTCKLRNGEYNEEKDVQFFADSPDMFFELSDDQFVIFFPEDVHAPMIGNGDIKKLVIKVRI
- a CDS encoding bifunctional 4-hydroxy-2-oxoglutarate aldolase/2-dehydro-3-deoxy-phosphogluconate aldolase; this encodes MNNTEKITKAIIDQGMLPLYFNADETVSIEILRSLYEGGVRVLEYTNRGEAAKANFKKMVEVRNGELPGMLLGVGTIKNLRTAKDYLEIGADFLVSPGYVPKVAKYAVKNDIFYAPGCMTPTEIIAAENVGIRFIKLFPGNMLGPEFLSSIKDIFPGLYFMPTGGVDTTLENISGWFKAGVCAVGMGSKLISKKLMEDRNYMTIQSETKKVLELIQSIKK